A stretch of Apis cerana isolate GH-2021 linkage group LG1, AcerK_1.0, whole genome shotgun sequence DNA encodes these proteins:
- the LOC108002089 gene encoding uncharacterized protein LOC108002089: MYLVIFKGYMIFLIVFFIASLLYAKKCDYICDTNDCKTSINYSNNLPAIKFCTNKDISTDVNFSIIDNFLGIIQIKLKPPKNICKYELILLANESINEKKCMNYNFNNSYKNEIHSRNIICFVSNNNQYQNTGILVPYIFTACYSVQFSVNFQDIKMIKNNKFLKTNFEKTDIEPILQCTYEYIELNNTNKWVYFDIYSPIPIITVQIKLGILYNDICSFNEEDVPGGYWNFHLLDNYLENNNHNLNITWQTSLEKANYCATIYLCDDIRYKSNTLWSPLHKCFWHKSCQNINTIFHNIPININFDKFSYFPIIIIIILFTIIGIIYLIYIIYIYKDIKKKVKWEDININRDIVLLYTKGPESFMALMTDFRETLSQVCQCIVHDWHNGIEWNNVAKIGAFDWFAKMLHNECHVVWIDIPILRSLITQNLNKNNNSEQYNLIKIGDFRDIELPIIFNLSKRNIEQSAINQSKHFIVRLKEFENFENDNDPFIDLSPHMRYVLPQDLNLLCSNLLKMDR, encoded by the exons atgtatttagttatatttaaaggttatatgatatttcttattgtattttttattgcatctttattatatgcaaaaaaatgtGAC tATATTTGTGATACCAATGATTGTAAAACatccataaattattcaaataatttgcctgcaattaaattttgtacaaataaagatatttctacagatgttaatttttcaataatagataACTTTCttg GTATCATACAAATTAAACTTAAACcaccaaaaaatatatgtaaatatgagCTTATTTTATTAGCAAATGAAtcaatcaatgaaaaaaaatgtatgaattataattttaataattcatataaaaatgaaatacatagtagaaatattatatgttttgtttcaaataataacCAATATCAG aaTACTGGAATACTTGttccatatatatttacagcATGTTATTCTGTTcaattttctgttaattttcaagatataaaaatgataaaaaataataaatttttaaaaactaattttgaaaaaacagATATAGAACCAATATTGCAATGTACATATGAATATATCGAACTTAATAATACAAACAa atgggtatattttgatatatattcccCTATACCCATAATTACAGTTCAGATAAAGTTGGGTATATTGTACAATGatatttgttcttttaatGAAGAAGATGTTCCTGGTGGTTATtggaattttcatcttttg gataattatttagaaaacaataatcataacttaaatataacttgg caaACAAGTCTTGAAAAAGCCAACTATTGTgctacaatatatttatgtgatgatataagatataaaagtaatacttTATGGTCACCACTTCATAAATGTTTTTGGcataaaa gttgtcaaaatataaatacaatatttcacaatattccaatcaacattaattttgataaattttcttatttcccaattattattattataattttatttacaattattggaattatatatcttatctatattatatatatttataaa gatattaaaaaaaaggtaaaatgggaagatattaatataaacagaGATATTGTATTGCTCTATACTAAAGGTCCTGAATCATTTATGGCACTAATGACAGATTTTCGAGAGACACTTAGTCAAGTTTGTCAATGTATT gtGCATGATTGGCATAATGGTATAGAATGGAATAATGTAGCTAAGATTGGTGCTTTTGATTGGTTTGCAAAAATGCTTCACAATGAATGCCATGTTGTTTGGATAGATATTCCAATATTACGTTCATTAATTACACAAAatcttaacaaaaataataattcagaacaatataatttaataaaaattggtgATTTCCGTGACATTGAACTtcccataatttttaatttatctaaacGAAATATTGAACAATCAGCAATAAATCAGTCCAAACATTTTATTGTAAG attaaaagaatttgaaaattttgaaaatgataatgatcCATTTATTGATTTGTCTCCACATATGCGATATGTTTTACCACAAGATTTAAACTTACTGTGTTCTAATTT attaaaaatggatagatag